In Candidatus Woesearchaeota archaeon, the genomic stretch TTTCGCGGCGTTTGATGACGAATTTGATTTTGCGAAAATTCCAGAACAAAACACAACAGCGAAAATAGAAGTGCAACAAAACACTGTCATGATAGACATAGATCTCGCGACACAAGTGGGTGATGGCGCAACCACAACTACTCTCCCAACAATCAAAGTCGAAGTAGAAAACAGTATTGGCAATAAACTCTTTTTGGCGTATCAAATTATGAAAACAGAAAATGAAGAAGGATTTTTGGAATTTTACACAGATGAAATTATTGCGGCGTCAGATTGGTTACCGTATGAAGGGCTTGATTTTACCTGCGCGCCGAAGCGTTGGAAAATAAATGATATGAAATCCTACATCCAGCAAGCAGTCACGACAAATATACAATTCATCATGTTTGAAGGAACAAGCTATGAAGAAACAGGAGATTTATACTATGACAATATTTACAAAGTAGATGTGGGCGCAGGAGATGTCGATACTTTGAAAGTCGAAACAACATATAATCCAAGTTGGGATATGTCTTTGGATGTCCAGCCAAACATCAATGGCATTGTAACAGACATAAAAATGGTAGGTCCGACAATTGCGATTCCATGTATTCATGTGTATCATCACAAATACACGACAGAATTTCCAATCTTGTTCGAAATTACTGACGAAGAGAGCAGCGAGTATCCATTCTTTTTTGCGACACCAGTGATCATGCGAAGAAATGAGCCAGACAGAGAGCGAACAATGCAGCCGTGGCCGAGTGAAATTGACGCTGTGCGAAGCAAAGCATACTGTAGTAATACAACAACCGCGACAGCGTATCTCCAAAGCGAGGATGGAACAATCAGCACAGAAGAAACAACAGTGGATAATTGGCTGTACACATTAGACATTGTCGCGATGGATAGTGTCTACGGTTTTGATGAAATCCTGAACAATGTCTCAATAAGTTACCAGTGTGTCCAATTCCTTTGCGATGTCGGCGCGACAATGTATGGCAGTGGAGAAAGTCTTGTGGGCTATCCTCTTTTATCGTCACCATTCCCAACGTGCGCGAATGGACAGATCATTGCGGAGAAAGAGGGGTATCACACGACAAAAATGTTCCAGACAGTATCACAAGACACAGACGGAGGAACAATTTTGCTTCCAATGTATCGCGTGCAACCATTAGATTACGCAATCACTGTCATCCAGAATCATAACAACGTGATTACAGAGCGTGCGATGGAAGAAGGCGAGCTTGCGGTCATTACTTTGAAAAATGAAGCAAATGAATTTGAGCGCGTGATGGTGCGAGAAGCAAGTGCTGATGAAGAAACACCAGAGCAGGAAGTAGGTTTTGATAATTTCGAGCTCCTTGTCGGAGATGATATTACCTATGCAGTGGATATTAAGTTGATGAAAGACGATAGGTTTATAGGAAGTTATGTGTATAATTGGACACCAACAGCGAATGCGGTGAGTGGATCAATGCGTGTTCAACTCTATGTTCCTGTCAAGGATGTCCTTGTGCCAACAGATGAAAATTATTTAGAGGCAATCCAGTGGGCAGAGAGCGCGTCACAAGAGTATGCGCCGATATTGTCGTAAATGAGAAGACAAGTAAAAAAACAATCGTTAAGTAAAGAAAAAAACACGCATCAGAAATATACAACACGCACCAGCAAAGACCTACAACACAATTTATACATTTATTAAAAAATAAAAAAGAGATGAATTGTGATCAAGCAGCGAGGCGAATTAAACTAGTCAAGTGGCGAATAAAAGGTCAAAAATGAAAACAAAATCAAGAAGCAGAAAATTCAGTAAATTCTTCGTCGCGCTAGTTCTCTCACTCCTCTTCACAACACTCCCTGTTGCCTTTGCGGTGTCGGTGAATCCAAGCTCGATTGTTGTCGAAGTAACAGACACAACCGCGACAATTGGTTGGACAACAGACACTGCGTCAACAGGCATTATTAATTATGGAAAAACAACATCTGGAATGCAGAGTGTCGCGTCAACAGCAGGGCAGGCAACAGCGCATGAAGCGTCAATCACAAACATTGAAGATAATCAGTATTATTATTACAATATTCAGGCAACAGACAGCGCGGGAACCTATACGTCAACGTACATGAATTTCACGACATTGCCAAAAGCGCCAGAAGATTTGGAAGCGGATGTAGACATAAATTACGTCACTTTATCGTGGACTGAACCAGATGGCGCGCAATATTACAATGTCTATCGCAATGGAGCGCTTTCCGCGGTTGCGCCAGGAGAAGAGTATGAAACAAGCGCATTAAGTTACAAAACAACTTACACATTCAAAGTCACCGCGGTGGATAAATATGGACGAGAAAGCGCGGCGTCAGAAGAAATTTCTGTGACAACAAAAGAGCAGCCAGTGAATATGACATTTGTGCAGGCAAATGAAATCACCAAAACAACAGCAGTTGTTTCGTGGCAGACAGACAGAGAAACAAATGCGACAATAAAGTATGGCACAACTAAAACAGTATTAAATCTCTCGCAGAAAGATAGCGATCTCACGACAACGCATGAGTTCACATTGAAAGATTTGCAGGAAGACACAACGTATTATTATGAAATCATTGCAGCGTCATCAACAGGAGCAGAAATATATTATTTCAAAACATTGGGCGATGAAACAGCGATTGAAATCATGAATGTCGAATCCAGTGATCCAACACGAAGTACTGTGGAAATTAGCTGGACAACAAATTATGAAACACGCGGTTCTATCGAATACAGCACAGATGATTCTTTCTCAGAGTCAAAAAGAGAAGATACAGAACAAGTGCAGCACAGCGAACAACTCAGTGATCTTCTCAGCGGCATGACATATTACTATAAGGTTGTCGTAGACAGCACAGAAAGCGATATCTACAATTTCACCACATCAGAAAGTTTGTATGATTTCCTTGATCTCGAAGATGTTCCATCATTAGTAAGCAGCGCAACGCTCACGCTAAAGGGAGCAACAGCAGAGAATGGAAAAATATACATTTTTGTGAACAAAGAAAGTAATCCATATGCGCAAGTAATGATGACTGCGACAGGCACGCAGTTTGAAGCAAATGTCACCTTAAACGCGTACAGTTATGTGGAGGGCGTGAAAGGAAGAAACATTGTCGAGATTGATTCTTGGGATGAAAATAATAACAAAGCGGTAAAAACCTACACAATCGATACAGATCTTGGTTCACCTTTACTCACCCTCAACGATATTCCAACCTATATCAACACAAACAAAGTCAATGTTTCAGGATATACAGAACAAAACGCGACAGTCACATTCCTCATTGATGAAAAAAGTAAAGGATCAATTTATGTCAGTGATGAAACAGGATTTTTCAGTTATCAGGTGGATGTGGGAACATCGACAACAAACCATACGTTTGCAATAGAAGCGCAAGATTATGCGGCAAATACAGTGAGATATGAAAAAATAATATATGTCGATCGACAAGATCCAAAATTAGATTTCTACACGAGCTTTGCGGAGCAAACGCATTACAAATTATTCCGAATTGATGGAAATACAGAACCAGGCGCGGCGATCACCGTCACGAATTATGGCGAATTCTCTGGCTGTGAAACCCCTGAATTCCAAACAAAGTACGGTGAATGTGACTATCTTGCGAATGTGTATGGGCCCGGTCCGTATCAATCATTAGAAGCGCTTCTCGATCCAACAAGTTTGATGGTGGATCTTTTATCGATGACTATTGGTGTTCCAACATCAACAGTCGCGGACACTGATGGAAACTTCTCCGTCATTGTTTCCTTGTTTCCAGGAGAAGCGGATCAGCAGCTGCTCGGGAAAAACACATTAATTTTTAACGTCACCGATCAAGCGGGCAACAAATATGACACGACAAAGCAAGTGAAATATCAACCAAGTTGTATTGACTGGGCACTCGCGGAAACAACATCATTCCCAATTAACATTTACACGCAGGATCTTACTGCGGGAGATATCACAGGAAGTTCATTATTCGAATTAAGATACATTGGTGGTGGAGTTCCTGAAGTTGGAAAAATCACAGTCAAAGAAGATGAGTCTGGTGGAAAATTGATCGCGCAATCAAGTGTTGATATAGGAACAGCAGAATCAATGTATTACTCGCAGAGTTATGGTGGATTAGAAAACAGTAATGAATATATCAGCATCAGTTCGCAGACAGTCAAAACAACAGCGTATGACAAAGACACAGGAAAAGTCTACATTTACGCGCCAGTGACCATCAACAGATACAAAGACAATGTTGATGAGTTGCCAGAACAGATTGGGGTGTATCTTGATGTGTTTATGAGTTACACAGATGGCAATGGAGATCTCGCGAATTGTCACATGTATCCTGCGGTGAGTTATGATATTCAAAAGCCAGAATCATTTACAAAATGGTTGAGTCCAACGATGATTAATCAGACAATCGAGTTGCTTGATCAAACAATTAATGTCACCGAATCCGCAGTCAAATATTTGGAGATTACAGCGCGGTGGACAACAGTTGCGTGTGGCGCGACGATTGCGTGGAATTATCTGCGAGGATTTGATGGAGGCAATTATGTAGAAGACGTATCTGGAGAACAATGTAACGTCAATTTGAAAACAGTGTATTCGGTGTGTGATAGAATCTTGTGTCCAGCGATTCCGCCGAATTGTGATGATAGCAAAATAAAGAGTGAAGGATTGTATAAATACAAGGATCCAGATACGGGTCAAACTAAAGAGTGTGCGCAAGATGATGAGAGTTGTAAAGCAGGGTATAATAATGCTGTTGTAAGAAATAATAACATCAGAGCAGAGCTTGATGATGAATATGATGAGTATAAAGCAACACAAAATCCAGATGCGACATTTGAAAAATTTTATGGAGATACAAAAAAAGCAAATCCTCAAACAATTACAGATGCAGAAAATAAAGTTGGTGGAGGCTATGATTTCTCAGCAACAAAACCAAACACGTTTACTTTTGATCAGGATGGAGAAGAGATTACTATCAAATATTATGCGCTTGATGATAAAGTAAGTGGTGGCAAAACTGCGGAAGACGTGTATGGCGTAGAAGGATGCGCGGATCCGCAGGGAACAAATTCATTGATCGTGTTTACTGGACTTGAAAAAGAAGACACGCCAGGTTTCTCCATAGGTGGTTCGACGTCTAAGAAAGGACAGAATGTTTGGTGTTCTCCTAAGACAGTGGATCAATTAGAAGCGCCATCTGCGAAAAATATTCCCGGCTGCTACAACGAAGAATGCCCGCAATTCGATGATGTCAAATGTTTGGTTGGAAAAGGATCTAACATGAATCCTGCGGAAGATTTGTTTGGCAGCCTTCAGTGTGGTTGTATCACAGGAGCGAAAGGACATTTAGAAAACCTATTAAAAATTATGTATGGCGCGAAAAAATGTTTGCAGCAGGCGCTCATTGGAGAAACAACAGCAGGCTATTGTGAACGATTGATGAGTTATTTTGTGTGCGACATTCTCACGCAAATCTTCAAGCATATTTTCAATAGTCTCAGTCAGGGAACAGGCGTCGCGGCAGGATTGTTCAGCGAAGATCGTCTTGCGAACTTCCAGCAAAACTCAAAAGATATTTCTTCTGGATTAAGTAATAGATATGGAAATATTGTGAGTAATCAGCTTGGTCTTTCGACAGATGACATTATCAATAAAGCATGTCTTGCGGCGTTTACTGCGGATTGGTCAGTGCTTGAAGACGCGTTAGACGCGATTGTCGAAGAAGTTCCTGTTGCGCCAATCGCTGCGGCAGAAGCAACATCACGACCATATGGATATGATCCATTTACAGGAAGAATGAGTATCGCGTATAATTTGTATGTGGGTATTGTTCCTGGTGGAGAAACAGAAATAGACGCGTGGCTCGAGTGCGATGAAAATTATGAAGGCGACGAATATTGCGCGCAGACAGGAAGCGACAAAATCGATCTTGTGCAAAAAGGAAAAGTTCCTGGCTACATGACAAAAGATGACTTCTTTGATGAAAATATAATGTACATTGATGAAAATAGTGTGAGCTGGTACAATAAGATGGTACTCCAACTTCATTACAGTGTTGGTGGAGAAGAAGAAACACTGAAAATTGTCAAACCCATCACAAAGAAAGGAGATATTTCTGTGTTGGATTGCAGATTTTCAACAATAGAAGGAATTACCTGCTCTGTTGGCGCGGAGTTTATGGATCTTGCCAATGGAGAAGGCGGTACAGTCCAATTATACAGCGGTTCGCAAGGAACACAATTATCGCCAAAAATCACCACATACTATCCAGGCAATCAAGTTGCTGCGTTAGTAAAAGTCACGAACGCGTATCCAGATGACTTCTTTTTCCGTGTTGAGAATAGCGAAGACGAATTTGAATACTTTGCGATTGGCGGCACAGAAACAGGAGATTACAGAGGGTTGCAGTATTATTTATTGTGGTTGGATGAAGGTGCTGGAAGTGCGTCAGGGTCAGGAAAAACACTACAAGATTGGACAGGCAAACTTATTCTTCGAGGAGATGGTGAAGTTGGGTTTATGTTACCAGAAATATTTGATAAAATGAAATTACGGATTTATCCAGTAACTGCGAATGATGAGAAAGAAGCAGTAACGTGTGAAATCAGCACATTTGCAGAGCCAGGAAGTGGAGACGTATATGAGAAGCAGTATGGAATAAGAATCAAAGGAACATTGTATGCTATTACGGATCAAACGTCTTGGGAAAATGTTTGTAAGAAAGATAGCTCCATTGAAGGATGTGGAGATAAATGGGGTACAGAATTAAAAGAAAAATACAGTAGGTTAAGTACTGATGGAGCATACAAATGTATCACAAAATACGATACTCTTTCTTCAATTGATAGAAATCAGGTTGAAAGGATAGAGAATATTAAATTTAGCGATGAGATCCTCAATTATAATCCAGAAGAAAAAGAAGAATTCCAAATTACAACAACTGATGCAGAAACAGATGATGGAAAAGAGTATGTCACAACAAAATATAGTTCTTCTGCATCAACAACCGCGTCAGGCACCTCCTCCAAATCCTCCACGATCAACGTCCTTGCAGACATAAATGAAAATGGGCAAGGAGAAACAAAAATTTATTCCAATGATCAGAAACCAAAAGATCAGGCAGTAAAGCTCACCTACACCATGAACAAAGCAGAACCGACAGGAGACAATATCAAACCAGTATTGCACTTTATTGAACCAGTCACCATCATCGAGCAATCCACAGGATATGTGAATAGTAATAATAAACCTGTGCCAATTGGTTTTACAGCGTGGGATGACAAGAATGAAATCCTCACACTATCAGTAGGAATTGTTGGCTATAATGGCTATCAATGTTTAGCAAAATGGAAATGGGATGAAGCGGCAGGACAACTCAAAGACCAATCATCAACAGATAATAATAACTGCGGTCTCACTGCGACAGATCGATCAATCGGTTTCGAAGACAAACGTCCATCATTTTTCGAATTTGATCTCACCGTAGATGGTTCTAACATTGTCATCGATGACGACGCGTATTATGATATCACGATTCATGCGGTTGATGAAGATCAGAATGAAGCAGAGCCAGTGATTAGAAGAATAAGATTCGGAACAAAATTAACCTACGAATATGAAGACATGCTTGTCTGTCTTGGCGGTTCAGAATGTTCTTCAGCATATCAGGAACCAAATATGGATGTTGAAGCAATCGCGTCAGGTTCTGCTGCGGAAGCAAAGAAAGAATCTGAAGAGTCAAGCGGTTCTGATGAGGACGAAGAGTTGACTGCGTTGACGTAATTCTTTTGTCCTTTGTTCTTTCTCTCTCCTTACATTTCTTCAAAAAAGCACAAATTTTATTGGTTTGTAAGCCCATGACTCTTTTGTCCCACACCTCACAGAGAAAAACAACAAATATTTATATTAGGGAACGAGTTAACAGAACAGAGAAAGAGAAATATGTAACTCCTAAATAATGAAAATGAGGTAAACTCCATGTCTA encodes the following:
- a CDS encoding fibronectin type III domain-containing protein: MKTKSRSRKFSKFFVALVLSLLFTTLPVAFAVSVNPSSIVVEVTDTTATIGWTTDTASTGIINYGKTTSGMQSVASTAGQATAHEASITNIEDNQYYYYNIQATDSAGTYTSTYMNFTTLPKAPEDLEADVDINYVTLSWTEPDGAQYYNVYRNGALSAVAPGEEYETSALSYKTTYTFKVTAVDKYGRESAASEEISVTTKEQPVNMTFVQANEITKTTAVVSWQTDRETNATIKYGTTKTVLNLSQKDSDLTTTHEFTLKDLQEDTTYYYEIIAASSTGAEIYYFKTLGDETAIEIMNVESSDPTRSTVEISWTTNYETRGSIEYSTDDSFSESKREDTEQVQHSEQLSDLLSGMTYYYKVVVDSTESDIYNFTTSESLYDFLDLEDVPSLVSSATLTLKGATAENGKIYIFVNKESNPYAQVMMTATGTQFEANVTLNAYSYVEGVKGRNIVEIDSWDENNNKAVKTYTIDTDLGSPLLTLNDIPTYINTNKVNVSGYTEQNATVTFLIDEKSKGSIYVSDETGFFSYQVDVGTSTTNHTFAIEAQDYAANTVRYEKIIYVDRQDPKLDFYTSFAEQTHYKLFRIDGNTEPGAAITVTNYGEFSGCETPEFQTKYGECDYLANVYGPGPYQSLEALLDPTSLMVDLLSMTIGVPTSTVADTDGNFSVIVSLFPGEADQQLLGKNTLIFNVTDQAGNKYDTTKQVKYQPSCIDWALAETTSFPINIYTQDLTAGDITGSSLFELRYIGGGVPEVGKITVKEDESGGKLIAQSSVDIGTAESMYYSQSYGGLENSNEYISISSQTVKTTAYDKDTGKVYIYAPVTINRYKDNVDELPEQIGVYLDVFMSYTDGNGDLANCHMYPAVSYDIQKPESFTKWLSPTMINQTIELLDQTINVTESAVKYLEITARWTTVACGATIAWNYLRGFDGGNYVEDVSGEQCNVNLKTVYSVCDRILCPAIPPNCDDSKIKSEGLYKYKDPDTGQTKECAQDDESCKAGYNNAVVRNNNIRAELDDEYDEYKATQNPDATFEKFYGDTKKANPQTITDAENKVGGGYDFSATKPNTFTFDQDGEEITIKYYALDDKVSGGKTAEDVYGVEGCADPQGTNSLIVFTGLEKEDTPGFSIGGSTSKKGQNVWCSPKTVDQLEAPSAKNIPGCYNEECPQFDDVKCLVGKGSNMNPAEDLFGSLQCGCITGAKGHLENLLKIMYGAKKCLQQALIGETTAGYCERLMSYFVCDILTQIFKHIFNSLSQGTGVAAGLFSEDRLANFQQNSKDISSGLSNRYGNIVSNQLGLSTDDIINKACLAAFTADWSVLEDALDAIVEEVPVAPIAAAEATSRPYGYDPFTGRMSIAYNLYVGIVPGGETEIDAWLECDENYEGDEYCAQTGSDKIDLVQKGKVPGYMTKDDFFDENIMYIDENSVSWYNKMVLQLHYSVGGEEETLKIVKPITKKGDISVLDCRFSTIEGITCSVGAEFMDLANGEGGTVQLYSGSQGTQLSPKITTYYPGNQVAALVKVTNAYPDDFFFRVENSEDEFEYFAIGGTETGDYRGLQYYLLWLDEGAGSASGSGKTLQDWTGKLILRGDGEVGFMLPEIFDKMKLRIYPVTANDEKEAVTCEISTFAEPGSGDVYEKQYGIRIKGTLYAITDQTSWENVCKKDSSIEGCGDKWGTELKEKYSRLSTDGAYKCITKYDTLSSIDRNQVERIENIKFSDEILNYNPEEKEEFQITTTDAETDDGKEYVTTKYSSSASTTASGTSSKSSTINVLADINENGQGETKIYSNDQKPKDQAVKLTYTMNKAEPTGDNIKPVLHFIEPVTIIEQSTGYVNSNNKPVPIGFTAWDDKNEILTLSVGIVGYNGYQCLAKWKWDEAAGQLKDQSSTDNNNCGLTATDRSIGFEDKRPSFFEFDLTVDGSNIVIDDDAYYDITIHAVDEDQNEAEPVIRRIRFGTKLTYEYEDMLVCLGGSECSSAYQEPNMDVEAIASGSAAEAKKESEESSGSDEDEELTALT